A window from Actinomycetospora corticicola encodes these proteins:
- a CDS encoding LLM class flavin-dependent oxidoreductase, whose amino-acid sequence MHVGVDSFVAKVTDPDTEHVVGPVERFAHLLEEIETADRAGLYSYGIGEHHRSEYYDAAPAVILAAAAARTQQIRMRSAVTVLSAADPVRVWQEYATVDLISGGRVELVVGRGSFTEAFPLFGLPFSDYDELFTSKLDLLLQIRDNERVTWSGPHRPALNDQPVFPRPAQDPFPIWVGVGGSPESFYRAGALGLPLMIAIIGGAPAQFAPLVDLYRRAGAEAGHPPEQLKVGLHCFGFLGDDVAAATNAFYPGWEAMFTTIARERGGMPPSRRQFDATRGPDGAYFIGDPDMIVEKATRVAEQLGGIDRINLQMTNPRLRHADLLHSIELLGEAAPKLADV is encoded by the coding sequence GTGCACGTCGGCGTCGACAGCTTCGTCGCGAAGGTCACCGACCCGGACACCGAGCACGTGGTGGGTCCGGTCGAGCGGTTCGCGCACCTGCTGGAGGAGATCGAGACCGCCGACCGGGCGGGGCTCTACTCCTACGGCATCGGCGAGCACCACCGCAGCGAGTACTACGACGCCGCGCCCGCCGTGATCCTCGCGGCGGCCGCGGCGCGGACCCAGCAGATCCGCATGCGGTCCGCCGTCACGGTGCTCTCCGCCGCCGACCCGGTACGGGTGTGGCAGGAGTACGCCACGGTCGACCTGATCTCGGGCGGCCGGGTGGAGCTCGTCGTCGGGCGTGGGTCGTTCACCGAGGCGTTCCCGCTGTTCGGCCTGCCCTTCTCCGACTACGACGAGCTCTTCACCTCCAAGCTCGACCTGCTGCTGCAGATCCGGGACAACGAGCGGGTCACCTGGTCCGGCCCGCACCGTCCGGCGCTGAACGACCAGCCGGTGTTCCCGCGGCCGGCGCAGGACCCGTTCCCGATCTGGGTCGGCGTGGGCGGCTCCCCGGAGTCGTTCTACCGCGCCGGGGCGCTGGGCCTTCCCCTGATGATCGCGATCATCGGCGGGGCGCCCGCGCAGTTCGCGCCGCTGGTCGACCTCTACCGGCGCGCCGGGGCGGAGGCCGGGCACCCGCCGGAGCAGCTCAAGGTCGGGCTGCACTGCTTCGGGTTCCTCGGCGACGACGTCGCGGCCGCCACCAACGCCTTCTACCCGGGCTGGGAGGCGATGTTCACGACGATCGCCCGCGAGCGCGGGGGCATGCCGCCCTCGCGGCGCCAGTTCGACGCGACCCGCGGTCCCGACGGCGCGTACTTCATCGGCGACCCCGACATGATCGTCGAGAAGGCGACGCGGGTGGCCGAGCAGCTCGGTGGGATCGACCGGATCAACCTGCAGATGACGAACCCGCGCCTGCGCCACGCGGACCTGCTGCACTCCATCGAGCTGCTGGGGGAGGCCGCGCCGAAGCTCGCCGACGTGTGA
- a CDS encoding NUDIX hydrolase, producing MDPTALPPGFADQLADFTARAADPATPKVAASTVLLRSGTSGVEVFLLRRRTQMAFAGGMVVFPGGGVDPRDATDEIGWVGPSPADWAASLGLEEGPARAVVCAAVRETFEETGVLLAGPDGSSVVSDTSGAEWEEARRALEARELAFTDLLRDRGLVLRTDLLRAWTCWVTPEFEPRRYRTFFFVTASPEGQQAAGVSTESDAAAWLGVDEALAAAGDTVMMLPPQYCTFLELRQYGSVAEILAAADRPIPEPIIPGLDPDGPRLVLPDRYAELNAATTRR from the coding sequence ATGGACCCCACGGCGCTCCCGCCCGGCTTCGCCGACCAGCTCGCGGACTTCACCGCCCGCGCCGCCGACCCGGCCACGCCGAAGGTCGCGGCGTCGACGGTCCTGCTGCGGTCCGGGACGTCCGGCGTCGAGGTGTTCCTCCTGCGGCGGCGCACCCAGATGGCGTTCGCCGGCGGGATGGTCGTGTTCCCCGGGGGCGGGGTCGACCCGCGGGACGCGACCGACGAGATCGGGTGGGTGGGTCCCTCACCCGCGGACTGGGCTGCGAGCCTCGGCCTCGAGGAGGGCCCGGCGCGCGCGGTCGTCTGCGCGGCGGTCCGGGAGACGTTCGAGGAGACGGGGGTCCTCCTCGCCGGACCCGACGGCTCGTCCGTCGTCTCCGACACCTCGGGCGCGGAGTGGGAGGAGGCCCGGCGTGCCCTCGAGGCGCGGGAGCTGGCCTTCACCGACCTGCTCCGCGACCGCGGGCTCGTCCTGCGCACCGACCTGCTGCGGGCCTGGACCTGCTGGGTCACCCCGGAGTTCGAGCCGCGCCGCTACCGGACGTTCTTCTTCGTGACGGCGAGCCCGGAGGGGCAGCAGGCGGCCGGGGTGTCGACGGAGTCCGACGCGGCGGCCTGGCTGGGGGTCGACGAGGCCCTGGCAGCAGCCGGCGACACCGTGATGATGCTGCCGCCGCAGTACTGCACCTTCCTCGAGCTCCGGCAGTACGGGTCGGTGGCCGAGATCCTCGCGGCCGCCGACCGGCCCATCCCCGAGCCGATCATTCCGGGGCTGGACCCGGACGGGCCGCGGCTCGTCCTGCCCGACCGGTACGCCGAGCTGAACGCCGCTACAACTCGCCGGTGA
- a CDS encoding tautomerase family protein, whose protein sequence is MPLVRIDLVRGRAPEEVRRLADTVQEVMLDVFAAPPGDRYQVIHQHDAGEIIAEDTGLGIERTDGVTIIQVTQQGRGREQKEALYAALAKRLDEEGLVRPTDLIVSVVRNEPEDWSFGHGRAQFLTGEL, encoded by the coding sequence ATGCCTCTCGTCAGGATCGACCTCGTCCGCGGCCGCGCGCCGGAGGAGGTGCGCCGCCTCGCCGACACCGTCCAGGAGGTCATGCTGGACGTCTTCGCCGCCCCGCCCGGCGACCGCTACCAGGTGATCCACCAGCACGACGCCGGCGAGATCATCGCCGAGGACACGGGCCTCGGGATCGAGCGCACCGACGGCGTGACGATCATCCAGGTGACGCAGCAGGGCCGCGGGCGCGAGCAGAAGGAGGCCCTCTACGCCGCGCTGGCGAAGCGGCTCGACGAGGAGGGCCTGGTGCGCCCGACCGACCTGATCGTCTCGGTCGTGCGCAACGAGCCGGAGGACTGGTCGTTCGGGCACGGCCGCGCCCAGTTCCTCACCGGCGAGTTGTAG